A genome region from Stenotrophomonas maltophilia includes the following:
- a CDS encoding fimbrial biogenesis chaperone, whose amino-acid sequence MKHHASTWLCASLAMAVALPATAAVTLQGTRIVYDAGKGRDTTVRASNVGELPAMTQVWIDDGNAQSRPEDVRTPFRLTPAEPRLLQSKQGQAYRITYAPRPSEAPLPTDRESVFYFNLLDIPPKPANVADKNLLQFAVRTRVKLFHRPAGLPGSARDAAAQLQWRADGGALQVSNPSAYHVTLSTLKLADGRSVDVDMIAPGQSARFALPEGAAMPASVTFTWLDDYGAPREQQAAVSR is encoded by the coding sequence ATGAAGCACCACGCATCGACGTGGCTGTGCGCGTCGCTGGCGATGGCCGTTGCGCTGCCTGCTACCGCGGCGGTCACGCTGCAGGGTACGCGTATCGTGTACGACGCCGGCAAGGGCCGCGACACCACCGTGCGCGCCAGCAACGTGGGCGAGCTGCCGGCCATGACCCAGGTCTGGATTGACGATGGCAACGCGCAGTCGCGCCCGGAAGATGTGCGTACGCCGTTCCGGCTGACCCCCGCCGAGCCACGCCTGCTGCAATCCAAGCAGGGCCAGGCCTATCGCATCACCTACGCGCCGCGTCCATCGGAGGCACCGCTGCCGACCGACCGTGAATCGGTTTTCTACTTCAATCTGCTGGACATTCCGCCCAAGCCCGCCAACGTCGCCGACAAGAACCTGCTGCAGTTCGCCGTGCGCACACGGGTGAAGCTGTTCCATCGCCCCGCCGGCCTGCCCGGCAGCGCGCGCGATGCGGCCGCACAGTTGCAATGGCGCGCTGACGGTGGTGCGCTACAGGTGAGTAACCCCAGCGCCTACCACGTGACGCTGAGCACGCTGAAACTGGCCGATGGCCGCAGCGTGGACGTGGACATGATCGCGCCGGGCCAGAGCGCGCGCTTCGCGCTGCCGGAGGGTGCGGCGATGCCGGCGTCGGTGACCTTTACCTGGCTGGATGACTACGGCGCGCCGCGCGAGCAGCAGGCAGCGGTCAGCCGATGA
- the ribB gene encoding 3,4-dihydroxy-2-butanone-4-phosphate synthase, which yields MNFAPIPEILEDIRLGRMVVIVDDEDRENEGDLIMAAELVKASDINFMVTHGRGLVCLPLTRTRAADLGLAPMVQANTAQFQTNFTVSIEAAEGVTTGISAHDRAHTIRTAVKPNAKPADLHQPGHIFPLIAQPGGVLTRAGHTEAGVDLAMLAGLEPAGVLVEILNPDGSMARRPELEVFAREHGLKMGSIADLIAYRLATEKTVERVDERDIDTEFGPFKLVTYRDRIAHDLHFALVRGTPDADTPTLVRVQVENPLADLLHWRRDDFGVAATDALRAIDAEGSGVMVVLQAPRDGEALLARLRQQAAPVVPGKDKDVSQWRRNGAGAQILSDLGLGKLRVLGTPRRQIGLAGYGLEVVETVGC from the coding sequence ATGAACTTCGCACCCATCCCCGAAATCCTGGAAGACATCCGCCTGGGCCGCATGGTGGTCATCGTCGATGACGAAGACCGCGAGAACGAAGGCGACCTGATCATGGCCGCCGAGCTGGTGAAGGCCAGCGACATCAATTTCATGGTCACCCACGGCCGTGGCCTGGTGTGCCTGCCGCTCACCCGCACGCGCGCGGCCGATCTGGGCCTGGCGCCGATGGTGCAGGCCAATACCGCGCAGTTCCAGACCAACTTCACCGTCAGCATCGAGGCGGCCGAGGGTGTCACCACCGGCATTTCCGCGCATGACCGTGCGCACACCATCCGCACCGCAGTAAAGCCCAACGCCAAGCCGGCCGACCTGCACCAGCCGGGCCACATCTTCCCGCTGATCGCCCAGCCGGGCGGCGTGCTCACCCGCGCCGGCCACACCGAGGCCGGCGTGGACCTGGCCATGCTGGCCGGGCTGGAACCGGCCGGCGTGCTGGTTGAGATCCTGAACCCCGACGGCAGCATGGCGCGCCGCCCGGAGCTGGAAGTTTTCGCCCGCGAGCACGGCCTGAAGATGGGCTCCATCGCCGACCTGATCGCCTACCGCCTGGCCACCGAAAAGACCGTCGAGCGCGTCGACGAGCGCGACATCGATACCGAATTCGGCCCGTTCAAGCTGGTGACCTACCGCGACCGCATCGCCCACGACCTGCATTTCGCCCTGGTGCGTGGTACCCCGGACGCCGACACCCCCACCCTGGTGCGGGTGCAGGTGGAAAACCCGCTGGCCGACCTGCTGCACTGGCGTCGCGATGATTTCGGCGTGGCCGCCACCGATGCCCTGCGTGCCATCGACGCCGAAGGCAGTGGCGTGATGGTGGTGCTGCAGGCGCCGCGTGATGGCGAGGCCCTGCTGGCCCGCCTGCGCCAGCAGGCGGCGCCGGTAGTGCCGGGCAAGGACAAGGACGTGAGCCAGTGGCGCCGCAACGGTGCCGGCGCGCAGATCCTGTCCGACCTGGGCTTGGGCAAGCTGCGCGTGCTGGGCACCCCGCGCCGCCAGATCGGCCTGGCCGGGTACGGCCTGGAAGTGGTGGAGACGGTGGGCTGCTGA
- a CDS encoding outer membrane beta-barrel protein — protein MRKILIVAALLAAAPFTASADALSYTYVEGGWTQVKVDDNALDDPKVDGGYLRGSVALAEQVYVFGGWSRTSKTRHYGEDSLKLELNQPELGIGYHMPWSDRVDFTADAAWVRQNAESTLRYDGVRYHGKDHTNLGRVTMGIRGKPSRMTEAWAKAGYMDGGNNFKGTWVGTVGGQINFTKTWGLVGEISGYRDVTQYSVGVRASF, from the coding sequence ATGCGCAAGATCCTGATTGTGGCCGCCCTGCTGGCCGCCGCCCCGTTCACCGCGTCGGCCGACGCCCTGAGCTACACCTACGTTGAAGGTGGCTGGACGCAGGTCAAGGTTGACGACAACGCACTGGACGACCCCAAGGTCGACGGCGGCTACCTGCGTGGTTCGGTCGCGCTGGCCGAACAGGTCTACGTCTTCGGCGGCTGGTCGCGTACCAGCAAGACCCGCCATTACGGCGAAGATTCGCTGAAGCTGGAACTGAACCAGCCGGAGCTGGGCATTGGTTACCACATGCCGTGGTCCGACCGCGTGGACTTCACCGCCGATGCCGCCTGGGTGCGCCAGAACGCCGAATCGACCCTGCGCTATGACGGCGTGCGTTACCACGGCAAGGACCACACCAACCTGGGCCGCGTCACCATGGGTATCCGCGGCAAGCCGTCGCGCATGACCGAAGCCTGGGCCAAGGCCGGCTACATGGATGGCGGCAACAACTTCAAGGGCACCTGGGTCGGTACCGTCGGCGGCCAGATCAACTTCACCAAGACCTGGGGCCTGGTGGGCGAGATCTCCGGCTACCGCGACGTCACCCAGTACTCGGTGGGCGTGCGCGCCAGCTTCTGA
- a CDS encoding riboflavin synthase: MFTGIIEGVGRLAAREPIGGDVRFTFNVGTLPFDNVQMGESIAINGVCLTVIAFDACGFQADASTETLGLTTLGQLGEGAVINLERAMRPTDRLGGHLVSGHVDGLGQVLSIHEDARAQRWRFAAPASLRRYIAKKGSICVDGVSLTVNEVDDEGFEVALIPHTVANTAFSATGVGSAVNLEIDLVARYVERLLGEGARA; encoded by the coding sequence TTGTTTACTGGAATCATCGAAGGCGTCGGCCGTCTGGCCGCTCGCGAACCCATTGGCGGCGATGTCCGCTTCACTTTCAATGTCGGGACGCTGCCGTTTGACAACGTGCAGATGGGCGAGAGCATTGCCATCAACGGCGTCTGCCTCACCGTCATCGCATTCGACGCCTGCGGCTTCCAGGCTGATGCCTCCACCGAGACCCTGGGCCTGACCACGCTGGGCCAGCTGGGCGAGGGCGCGGTCATCAACCTGGAGCGCGCCATGCGCCCGACCGACCGCCTGGGCGGCCATCTGGTCAGCGGCCACGTCGATGGCCTGGGCCAGGTGCTGTCCATCCACGAAGATGCGCGCGCCCAGCGCTGGCGCTTCGCCGCGCCGGCCTCGCTGCGCCGCTACATTGCCAAGAAGGGCTCGATCTGCGTGGACGGCGTCAGCCTCACCGTCAACGAAGTGGACGATGAAGGCTTCGAAGTCGCCCTCATTCCGCACACCGTGGCCAACACCGCGTTTTCCGCTACCGGCGTGGGCAGCGCGGTGAACCTGGAAATCGATCTGGTCGCTCGGTATGTCGAGCGGTTGTTGGGTGAAGGAGCCCGCGCATGA
- the nrdR gene encoding transcriptional regulator NrdR, translating to MHCPFCQHADTRVIDSRVSEDGATIRRRRECEACGERFSTMETVELKLPAIVKSDGTREAFDQRKVRAGFDRALQKRAVAEDKIEAAVRAVVHQLRISGEREVPSIKVGEFVMNELRKLDHVGYVRFASVYRSFEDVADFREEIEKLERDLPSSTEQLQLLGDVIALTKKKKG from the coding sequence ATGCATTGCCCCTTCTGCCAACATGCCGATACCCGGGTCATCGACTCGCGCGTCTCTGAAGACGGCGCGACGATCCGCCGTCGGCGTGAATGCGAAGCCTGCGGCGAGCGCTTCAGCACCATGGAAACGGTTGAACTGAAGCTGCCGGCCATCGTCAAGAGCGATGGCACCCGCGAAGCGTTCGACCAGCGCAAGGTGCGGGCGGGTTTCGACCGCGCGCTGCAGAAGCGTGCGGTGGCCGAAGACAAGATCGAAGCGGCGGTACGCGCGGTGGTTCACCAGCTGCGTATCAGCGGCGAGCGCGAAGTGCCTTCGATCAAGGTTGGCGAGTTCGTGATGAATGAACTGCGCAAGCTCGATCACGTGGGCTACGTGCGGTTTGCGTCGGTGTACCGCAGCTTCGAGGACGTAGCTGATTTCCGCGAGGAGATCGAGAAGCTGGAACGTGACCTGCCGTCCAGTACCGAACAGCTGCAGCTGCTGGGCGACGTGATTGCCCTGACCAAGAAGAAGAAGGGCTGA
- a CDS encoding fimbrial protein — protein sequence MSLKLRLLSLSLLAAAAPAAYAESLEITGELMPSTCSVGSAGGTITVPMGQVDLASVNANTRAGQKNFTIALDCTGSGAEQDVGVRFGGTPDGSTGNLALTVASGATNVGVALYDGAGNHQKIGDDPTQWVTIAAGGTGQLDYSAWYASPGQNATQGTANASGDFVVVYK from the coding sequence ATGTCCCTGAAACTGCGCCTGCTGTCCCTGTCCCTGCTCGCCGCCGCTGCGCCGGCCGCGTACGCCGAATCACTGGAAATCACCGGTGAGCTGATGCCGTCGACCTGCTCGGTCGGCTCCGCTGGCGGCACCATCACCGTGCCGATGGGCCAGGTCGATCTGGCTTCGGTGAACGCCAACACCCGTGCTGGCCAGAAGAACTTCACCATCGCGCTGGACTGCACCGGCTCGGGTGCCGAGCAGGATGTGGGCGTGCGCTTCGGCGGCACCCCGGACGGCAGCACCGGCAACCTTGCACTGACCGTCGCGTCCGGCGCCACCAACGTGGGCGTGGCCCTGTATGACGGCGCCGGCAACCACCAGAAGATCGGTGATGACCCGACCCAGTGGGTCACCATCGCCGCCGGCGGCACTGGCCAGCTGGACTACAGCGCGTGGTATGCCTCGCCGGGCCAGAACGCGACACAGGGTACCGCCAACGCCTCCGGCGATTTCGTGGTGGTCTACAAGTAA
- a CDS encoding fimbrial protein has translation MKPARPWHWAPLLCLVATLFLFEAGAAWACTAVTDGFASTMYPVVLNERESFDYSFGAAGVEFSGCPNTAPLEFEVEFDTPMTLLGTVEYRGLTFGKFQASDTSPLVLLGVYEERGGIANGVAFTMSGQSLVLTVPASSRAKLLTELSVSGRRNVQSEAISRTSQLRIRPRSNPSLVGTGTLELGFDVSVIRDCAVQGATLTLDDVPANALAGAGSSAGDKDFVVNMACSHDNVPVELTLTDAHVPGGSGSMLAAAPGSDAAGVQIELLRNGLPVQLGTPWSYGMAQTGSNPIPLSARYARNADALVAGAIVGEAVLMADYP, from the coding sequence ATGAAGCCTGCACGCCCGTGGCACTGGGCGCCGTTGCTGTGTCTGGTCGCGACGCTCTTCCTGTTTGAAGCGGGTGCCGCCTGGGCCTGCACTGCCGTGACCGATGGCTTTGCCAGCACGATGTATCCGGTGGTGTTGAACGAGCGCGAATCGTTCGACTACTCCTTTGGCGCGGCCGGTGTCGAGTTCAGTGGCTGCCCGAACACTGCGCCGCTGGAGTTCGAGGTGGAGTTCGATACCCCGATGACGCTGCTGGGCACGGTGGAGTACCGCGGCCTGACCTTCGGCAAGTTCCAGGCGTCTGATACTTCACCATTGGTACTGCTGGGCGTGTACGAGGAGCGCGGCGGCATTGCCAACGGCGTGGCGTTCACCATGAGTGGGCAAAGCCTGGTGCTGACCGTTCCTGCTTCGTCGCGGGCGAAGCTGTTGACCGAACTGTCGGTCTCCGGGCGTCGCAACGTACAGAGCGAAGCGATCTCGCGTACCTCGCAACTGCGCATCCGCCCGCGCAGCAATCCTTCATTGGTGGGCACAGGCACGCTTGAACTCGGGTTCGATGTCTCGGTGATACGCGACTGCGCGGTGCAAGGCGCCACGCTGACACTGGACGATGTACCCGCCAATGCACTGGCAGGTGCCGGAAGTTCGGCGGGCGACAAGGACTTCGTGGTGAACATGGCCTGCAGCCACGACAACGTGCCGGTGGAGCTGACCCTGACCGACGCGCATGTGCCCGGCGGCAGCGGCAGCATGCTTGCCGCCGCACCTGGCAGCGATGCCGCAGGCGTGCAGATCGAACTGCTGCGCAATGGCCTGCCGGTGCAGCTGGGCACGCCCTGGTCGTACGGCATGGCGCAGACCGGAAGCAACCCGATTCCGCTCAGCGCGCGCTATGCCCGCAACGCCGACGCGCTGGTGGCCGGCGCGATTGTCGGCGAAGCCGTACTGATGGCCGATTACCCCTGA
- the ribD gene encoding bifunctional diaminohydroxyphosphoribosylaminopyrimidine deaminase/5-amino-6-(5-phosphoribosylamino)uracil reductase RibD, which translates to MSTSFSVLDHLHMANALRLAERAAYTTRPNPMVGCVIAHGERVVGQGWHQRAGGPHAEVFALREAGIEARGATAYVTLEPCAHYGRTPPCALALIEAGVSRVVAAMRDPFPKVDGGGFDLLRNAGIEVAEGLMSAQARELNKGFLSRVERNRPWLRVKLAASLDGRTAMADGSSKWITGPAAREDVQHWRARAGAILTGADTVLADDPMLTVRLADTDVMPPLRVVLDSRLRSLECSRVREGGAPTLYLHDAAVSAPDAADAEFASVPGSGGSLDLGAVLVLLAERGINEVHTEAGATLAGALLRGGWVDELLLYQAPTLLGDTGRPLLAGLGIEAMAQQHRLRVVDQRQVGEDMRLLLRP; encoded by the coding sequence ATGAGCACCTCGTTCTCCGTCCTCGACCACCTGCACATGGCCAACGCACTGCGCCTGGCCGAGCGTGCCGCCTACACCACCCGCCCCAATCCGATGGTCGGCTGCGTGATCGCCCATGGCGAACGCGTGGTCGGGCAGGGCTGGCACCAACGCGCGGGTGGCCCGCACGCCGAAGTGTTCGCGCTGCGCGAGGCCGGCATCGAGGCCCGCGGTGCCACCGCCTACGTCACCCTGGAGCCCTGCGCACACTACGGGCGCACGCCGCCGTGCGCGCTGGCGTTGATCGAGGCCGGCGTGTCGCGCGTGGTTGCGGCGATGCGCGATCCGTTCCCGAAGGTTGATGGCGGTGGCTTCGATCTGCTGCGCAATGCCGGCATCGAGGTCGCCGAAGGGTTGATGTCCGCGCAGGCACGCGAACTCAACAAGGGCTTCCTCTCACGCGTGGAGCGCAACCGCCCGTGGCTGCGGGTGAAGCTGGCCGCCAGCCTGGATGGCCGCACCGCGATGGCCGACGGCAGCTCCAAGTGGATTACCGGCCCGGCCGCGCGCGAGGATGTGCAGCACTGGCGTGCTCGCGCCGGCGCGATCCTGACCGGCGCCGACACCGTGCTGGCCGACGACCCGATGCTGACCGTACGCCTGGCCGATACCGACGTGATGCCGCCGCTGCGCGTGGTGCTGGATTCGCGCCTGCGTTCGCTGGAATGCAGCCGTGTGCGCGAGGGTGGGGCACCGACGTTGTACCTGCATGACGCAGCAGTAAGCGCACCGGATGCGGCCGACGCCGAATTTGCCAGCGTGCCGGGCAGCGGTGGCAGTTTGGACCTTGGTGCGGTGCTGGTCCTGCTGGCCGAGCGTGGCATCAACGAAGTGCATACCGAGGCTGGAGCCACCCTGGCCGGTGCACTGTTGCGCGGCGGCTGGGTGGATGAGTTGTTGCTCTACCAGGCGCCGACGCTGCTGGGCGATACCGGCCGCCCGCTGCTGGCTGGCCTCGGCATCGAGGCGATGGCCCAGCAGCACCGGCTGCGCGTGGTGGATCAACGCCAGGTGGGTGAGGACATGCGTCTGCTGCTGCGGCCGTAA
- the nusB gene encoding transcription antitermination factor NusB has product MNKNTQGKPSGKPVRRDGVDPVLRSRARRRAVQAIYAWQISGGNAQSLIAQFAHEQAREIADLAYFEALVHGVLDNRRDIDEALAPYLDRGIEEVDAIERAVLRLAAYELRYRLDVPYRVVINEAIESAKRFGSEHGHTYVNGVLDRAAVEWRKVESGH; this is encoded by the coding sequence ATGAACAAGAACACCCAGGGCAAGCCCTCCGGTAAACCCGTCCGCCGCGATGGCGTCGATCCGGTGCTGCGCTCGCGCGCCCGCCGCCGTGCCGTGCAGGCCATCTATGCCTGGCAGATCTCCGGCGGCAACGCCCAGTCGCTGATCGCCCAGTTCGCGCATGAGCAGGCCCGTGAAATCGCCGACCTGGCGTACTTCGAAGCGCTGGTGCATGGCGTGCTCGACAACCGTCGTGACATCGACGAAGCCCTGGCCCCGTACCTGGACCGCGGCATCGAGGAAGTGGACGCGATCGAACGCGCGGTGCTGCGCCTGGCCGCCTATGAGCTGCGTTACCGCCTGGACGTGCCGTACCGCGTGGTGATCAACGAAGCCATCGAATCGGCCAAGCGCTTCGGTTCCGAACACGGCCACACCTACGTCAATGGTGTGCTGGATCGTGCCGCCGTGGAATGGCGCAAGGTCGAATCGGGTCACTGA
- a CDS encoding DUF805 domain-containing protein, whose amino-acid sequence MHKMMVPLKRYTQFTGRASRSEYWWFQLFMMMFTVPLNVLGLIAGHINSTSLALVSSGLTVAVWLALALPLIAVTIRRLHDTDRSGWWLLLMLVPFAGLAVLVFMLLPSTPVDNRFGKPVPHV is encoded by the coding sequence ATGCACAAGATGATGGTTCCGCTGAAGCGCTATACCCAGTTCACTGGGCGCGCCAGCCGCAGCGAGTACTGGTGGTTCCAGCTGTTCATGATGATGTTTACGGTTCCGTTGAACGTACTGGGCCTCATTGCCGGCCACATCAACTCCACATCGCTGGCGTTGGTTTCATCCGGGCTGACAGTGGCGGTATGGCTGGCACTGGCACTGCCACTGATCGCGGTGACCATTCGCCGGCTGCACGACACCGATCGTTCGGGCTGGTGGCTGCTGCTGATGTTGGTGCCGTTTGCCGGCTTGGCCGTGCTGGTGTTCATGCTGCTGCCCAGCACGCCGGTTGACAATCGGTTTGGCAAACCCGTTCCGCACGTATAA
- the ribH gene encoding 6,7-dimethyl-8-ribityllumazine synthase, with product MSHYEGDLRTPESARFAILASRWNARITDTLVAGARQSLAGNGITEANIDVIRVPGAWELPLVAARLAAAHEHAAILTLGCVIRGDTRHYEHVADRCAEGLMRVQLDFGVPVLNGVLAVERVEDAEARAGGSHGNKGEEVALAALEMVNLLEQLP from the coding sequence ATGAGCCACTACGAAGGCGATCTTCGCACTCCCGAATCAGCGCGCTTCGCCATCCTGGCCAGCCGCTGGAACGCCCGCATCACCGATACGCTGGTCGCTGGCGCCCGCCAGAGCCTGGCCGGCAACGGCATCACCGAAGCCAACATCGACGTGATCCGCGTGCCGGGTGCCTGGGAACTGCCGCTGGTGGCCGCGCGCCTGGCCGCCGCCCATGAACACGCCGCCATCCTCACCCTGGGCTGCGTGATCCGTGGCGATACCCGCCACTACGAACACGTGGCCGACCGCTGCGCCGAAGGCCTGATGCGCGTGCAGCTGGACTTCGGCGTGCCGGTGCTGAACGGCGTGCTGGCGGTGGAACGCGTTGAAGACGCCGAGGCCCGCGCAGGCGGCAGCCACGGCAACAAGGGCGAGGAAGTCGCACTCGCCGCATTGGAAATGGTCAATCTTCTGGAGCAGCTGCCATGA
- the thiL gene encoding thiamine-phosphate kinase, producing MSLAEFALIDRIRARTLERDDILLGIGDDAALLQPRPNEQLVVTADTLNSGVHFPAETPAFDIGWKTLAVNLSDLAAMGARPAWCTLALSLPDASEDWIEAFADGFFALADQHDIALIGGDTTRGPLSLSVTAMGQVGRGQALRRDRAQVGDDIWVSGTLGDAAGALRLWQQGALNVATATLLADYESLRLRLLRPTPRVTLGLRLRAFAHAAVDVSDGLLADLGHIATRSAVAAHVDADLLPISNALRELLGRETARECALRGGDDYELCFTAAADQRDALHYLAESLDLPLTRIGRIAEGQGVHVDGEAADGGYQHFA from the coding sequence ATGTCCCTGGCCGAATTCGCCCTCATCGACCGCATCCGCGCCCGCACCCTCGAGCGCGACGACATCCTGCTCGGCATCGGTGATGACGCCGCGCTGCTGCAGCCGCGCCCGAACGAACAGCTGGTGGTCACCGCCGATACGCTCAACAGCGGCGTGCATTTCCCGGCCGAAACCCCGGCGTTCGACATCGGCTGGAAGACGCTGGCCGTCAACCTGTCCGACCTCGCTGCGATGGGCGCGCGCCCGGCGTGGTGCACGCTGGCGCTGTCATTGCCCGATGCGAGCGAGGATTGGATCGAAGCCTTCGCCGACGGTTTCTTCGCCCTCGCCGACCAGCACGACATCGCGCTGATCGGTGGCGACACCACGCGCGGCCCGCTGTCGCTGTCGGTCACTGCGATGGGCCAGGTCGGCCGTGGCCAGGCACTGCGCCGCGACCGTGCACAGGTGGGCGACGATATCTGGGTCAGTGGCACGCTGGGCGATGCCGCCGGTGCGCTGCGCCTGTGGCAGCAGGGTGCGCTGAACGTGGCCACCGCCACGCTGCTGGCCGACTACGAAAGCCTGCGCCTGCGCCTGCTGCGACCGACGCCGCGCGTCACCCTCGGCCTGCGCCTGCGGGCGTTCGCGCATGCAGCGGTGGACGTGTCTGATGGCCTGTTGGCCGACCTGGGCCACATCGCCACGCGCAGCGCGGTGGCCGCGCATGTCGATGCCGATCTGTTGCCGATTTCGAATGCGCTGCGTGAGCTGCTGGGCCGTGAAACCGCCCGCGAATGCGCACTGCGCGGCGGTGACGACTACGAACTGTGCTTCACCGCCGCCGCTGACCAGCGCGATGCGCTGCATTACCTCGCCGAATCGCTGGACCTGCCGCTCACCCGTATCGGCCGCATCGCCGAAGGGCAGGGCGTGCATGTGGATGGCGAAGCCGCCGATGGTGGTTACCAGCACTTCGCCTGA